AACATATTGCTCCATTTTACTGCCATCTTGCAATTACAGTGTTTTCAAGttccaacaacaaaaatggtttGAAGTGCAATGCCTACAATcttggaaataattattgagactCCCACTTCCTTCCTAATgagaaattatttatttattgcatagACAAAACAAGTGATTCTATGTTTCAAAGGGTTGTCACACTTTCAAGTTTTGACCAAGATTGATGATGGAATTCCATTGTACAGTTTATGGACGTCCACATTTACAGCTGATAGTGACTGACACTTGAAAAACGTGAGCAGATGCTGTTCTTTTGCTCTGGTTGTTAAAACATCTGTCACAGAAAACAGTCCTTTTTGGAGCTTCACCCACTCAGATGATTCCATCAAGGCAAGTCCTTACAAGTGACATGCTCAGGGAATGCTGTACATTGTATGATGGCTAATTCCATTCCATTTGTTGCTATCAAACCTAACCCAATGTTTTAAGTACCACTCAACATGGTTTTTGTCTTATGAAACTGTGGTGACACTTCAGTGGAGAagtcaaacaagttgacaaaaGTCAATTTACCACCTTAGAAAAGATAAAGCTGATGTTGATACCATTTGCCCTTTGTTGGATCCAAATTTTCATGGCTTTGAGACAGAGCCAACACCTTACCTCCCATCTTAATAGTTATATTGTTAGAGAAACTTATTCAAAACGAGCCAATAGGTTGGATTTTGGGAGTGGACAGAGATTTAAATGGTGGCCTCTGTACATGTAATGAACTGTACGCACCAAATTAGAATTATTCTTCCTTAGGAGGGGAGCTGTTTCCTCCAACTTCCATTTCAAGTCACATCCAAGAGCAATACTTTCGACACCCAGTTTTATTTTCCATCCAAAGGAAaacttctttttcaatttcaactGGCCATGGATGGATAAGCAAGAATTTAAAAGATTGTATCTTTTTATCGGTGGGATGCCTAGAATTTACACAATTCCACATTGTTTTGTCTCATTATTAGTTTTGGTTCATTACATAAAATAATACCCATGTATTATTGTAGACCATTTCAGGCAGATCACCAATGTTGACACAAATACTCAGGAAATCATTGCTGAGAAAAATGGCAAACACCATAGAGAGCCACGTACCGACCAAAGTACCCTGCTTAATTTGACTCATGACTGAGAAAACTAAGACAAGGAAGCACTTGTGCGAGTGAAaaggaaatcatcttaatttttATGATAAGACAAATATTCATACAGTGCTAATCACACATTTTATTTCGTTCTCACTAAGAAGAGTTAAGAGTATTTAGCAAGGCTAAATAGACTTGTTCTGAGGgtaaaaattattgacaataaCTATATTGTACAGAAAAGACAGGGATGTGACATTTGTCAGTGAAACATTGATCAAACTATACTTCAGATGTAAAATGTACTATCAAGCTGGACATTGGTATGATTTTCTTctaaatcaaataaattataTCACAATatgaaacaaatacaaaacaaatGTTGAGGGTGggaaacacaaaaagaagtCACAACAgtaacattattattactaataacCCTTACTAGTCATACCAGCCGTCCTTCACCTCAATTCACTTAAAGGAGAGGTACTAAGTTAAATGCATATGAAAATGGTCCAGAACATACATGCTtcctacaataatattattctggGGCATGCCAATATTTAACAGGCACTGACGacgaaaataaaagaaaatccaGGTTGGCAGAAAAATATCATACTTTGCTGGGACCTTTGGTCCCATGTGTTGAACAATGCATTAAAACTACAAACATAAACCAAACATATTCTTGTTTCAATATCTAGTATATTCTCAATGTAGGACAATCTTTGAAATACCATTCATTTAAGTAAAAAAGGAGGCAGATTGGAGATGTATGCATAAATGAAAGCATGATGTCCACTTTGCCAAAAGATTTGGGGAATCAATGACCTCTTAAAGTTACGTCTTGGCTGcaattttgcttcattttcttaaAATTGTGCAAACCTGAAATATTTAGTTTGCTCTCCTTTTACACACAAGTCCATTGTGGCCTGTAATTCTAGATTTGAAAGAAACAATGTTGAAATCCACTGAGGCAAATACATACTAGTAACAACAAAGTAAGAAAAAGCTGACTTGTTCAAAGAATAGTTAACATTTTAGTGATTGTTTTGTAGAAGTGATGCAGAATTTAAACCAATAGGTTGTTGTCAAAAGTAATCCTAACTAGTGCTAACCATTGTTAAGAAACTTAACGTGGTTCCGAGAACACATATCAAGTTTAGGCAAATAAGAGCAAACTTAATAATCACAgatagtataattattataatgaaaTTAAACATTCTGTCAGGTATTCTGTACCACAACCACAGAATATTGTTTGGGACAAAGTGAGATTAAACTTTCAGGTTTGACCAAAACTTGATCCACAACTATGACCAGGATTgctaaattttgataaaagtcATGAAGAGTCCTGCTTAGTCCGAGCCTAAAATACCTAATTGTAACATGAAGATTAGAGTAAGATTACcgattttgtcttcttatggaTTATAGTCATAGGAGGACACTTCGtgatattaataaattattatctgtACTCTTCATCTCAACCATGCTAGTTGTTCCAGAATGAGAGGAAATACTTTGTAACACTTATTGGAATTAGCATGTATCTATTTACTGGCAATCCTGGGCATAGTATTATCTGGAGTGATGATAGAATGCCCTCACCTTCCCCCCATTGCAAAATGTAAGTACGGTTGCCTTTCCAATCCACTGATCCATGAATCTCTTTAAGAGGGAGACTCACAAGTAGTAGCATGGACATAATATTTAACTATACTTGCTGCAGACACAAATATGTTTTGCAATGGTTCATGTCTCAAATAAGTTATACAATGACACTCTGACGACAATATCAACATCACTTAATActtaacaagaaaacaaaatttgtacTGCATGGGCCTCATTTGTAAAACCTACAAAATGTGTCAATAAAATTATGATACTAAAACTGCATAAAAAAATTACTTAACAAGCCTTGTTTCCTTAAAACATAatcttattataattatatccACAAGATAGAAATGAATGAGAAAGAAAGAGTTAAAACGATGATCTTGATTAAGAAATAGTGGAAAGGAGTCTTGATTGATAAGTTTCTCTGAAGCCACATTTGTTTCTCTGGCTTTCATGCTATGACCTAGGAAGAGAAATACAGCAGTGAGGAAAGAAAACGTAAGGAATTGGCAAAATGGGTCTTCAGACAAAGGAAGGCACGGAAAGATTAATAATTAGAGGAAAGGTTTTGATTCCTTTTTCCCTTTAGCTGGGCTGTAATGATACAACTTCTGTATTTTGGAAGCAAGGTCGGCAATAGTGACAAAAGCACTTGGCTTTGCTTCAGTGTGTTCCAGGTACAATTTAGGGAAGTTGATATCAATAATTTCTCATCCTGAAAGTAGAGGGAGATTTGGACCACAGAACTTACCTACCCCACTGCAAGTTATTTATTACTATTGTAAGTTGTAGTCCTCTCCGTTTTAGCATTTTTTCCTCTCCCCAACTCTTTCTCATTATATACAAAAACACATAACCCTGTTCTGCAGGACATGTGTCATGTAAGACAAGGCTATTGGTCCAGagaagtttttttattttattcaagcACTCTGTTTTGTCATCTCCCCAAAACCTTACGCTtgaattcatttattttgtcATTGGTCTACTCTTCAGTTTTCTCAATTACTTCTTACATTATGCTTTAAACagaattgaaaagaaaggtTGTGATGATCAAAATGAGAGAAAAACATTGCACCTACAGAACATCTCTCACAAGAAAGGAATTAGCAGGGATTTAGCTAGGGGAACTAGCAGCCTGCTCAGAAATCCAGTTGGTTACTTCTTTTGAACAGTTAAACACAATGAATTCCCATCAACTAGAAGTTTTGGATCAATCTaagggaaaaaaatgtcttGTTCAGCCAAAGAAATTAGCTGGATGCAAGCTCTCAGAGACACACCAGCTAGGACCCAACAAACTACTGTAACTCAACTAACTGCAAGCCTgggaatagaccattttacagtttcttgcttagttgcctggcctttgaatgaaagtgaggctcgaggtgaccttcttttgatagaaacctccctgcttttctcatgttaatgatgctgttctcgtgctaattagtgggaatttgcatatgaaaagcagtaaggtttctatcaaaagaaggtcaactccagcctcactatcattcaaaggccaggcaactaagcaaacaactgtaaaagtGTCTATTGAAGCCACAATACACTGGTGGGAGGCAATGTTTAGCGGCACTACAGTGGTAGTCCAGTTTTCTATGATCTCTACCTCAGCTTACCTTCCTTACAGTTTCTTTAATAAAATCCTTCCTAGATGTAAGATCGTGATCAGGAAACATGTCATAAacctaaaaataaacaaatgaaattgacaaatttaaaagaaccaacaaataaaaaaaatatgtctaaaataattaacaaattaaTGCTCTTCCTACATTGCATTATTTCCTAAGGGTATTGTGGTTTCATAAGATAAGCTAACTTGAGTTGTCTTTTAAGAATATTTTAAGAAGTTCATCCTAAAAGGAACACACAGCCAATCTCTACATAAATCAATAGTAATGCAGTGTATGCTTCGTATGGGCGCTTAATTAATTTTAAGCCTTTGACATAGAGGATGACTTCCGTTCACCTGGTGAAAGTCCTTGTCTCCACACATACAGTACTCATATGTGACCCCACTTACTTGTTTGCACACACTCTTCATTGTAACCTTTTCAAGATCTGCGCCATCTAAAAGATCCTTCACAATGTTTTCAAGGTCACTGTTCTGCAGTAAAAGGAAACACAGAAAGAATTTTCACATAACAAAACACCCAATGTCTCAGAGTGTTGGTTAACTTTGCAAAACCGCCTCATATTTTGAGAAAAACAAGCAATCTTAACTTAAGATTCAAAGTACTGTATTTTGCTTACTGTTGGAGgctcctttcttgtctttttagcGAGAGGTTCCTCGTCTGATGAATCCTCTTCTGCAGGAGCTGGTTTATCTAGAATCATATGAGAAATAGTCATAAGGGAGGCCACAAGAGCAGTTGACAACCATTTTGAGAAACACCTTAGGAACAAACTCAATAAAAGAATCAAAGATTGTTTTTTCAAAGCTCATGGATCTTTTAGGATCCTGAATTACTTGACAAGATTTTGTTGCTTTGTGAAAATCAATGCAGGCAAGAAAAGTCTTATTTGCCCGTTTTTATGTATTAGTTGGACCAATACTCAGACCAGAGACAGCCTGTGATACATGCATACTGTACACTTGCATTTTCTGTGGGGTCAGAAGGGGTGGGGGAAGTACTGCTTGTCACCTGATGTTTACTTGAGCCGGAGGCAGTTTAACCCCTGCTACCTGCCACCCCCTCCTCTATGGCAGTTATAAGCAAGTGCTTTACCAAACCATTCAGTGCGACAGTGTTGGGTGGTgactaatttatttattttgtttattaagtttatttatttagctttgCCAGGTTTTCTGGAAGGGATGCCGCAACAGCATGAGCCAATCACTGCGTTCCTGTAAAGGCCACACCACAACCCCAGGAACTCCTTGCCCTACTCTttatgaatagtgtgtgggttctttaacgtcccacagttgttttatgacaagggttgtgagacaggacctccagcttatccaagaagacttgaaagtctaaccatttgctgatgtagttacaaaggcagcactttctactcagttattttaagaccctgagtgttggtccggctggaGTCAAACTCACAACCTCCTGCACAACAAcacaatgctcaaccaactgagccaccggatTACAAAATGGCTTCATCCATGCTGCCAGGCTCAAGCTTGGCTCCACCACCTCTTAAACACTACAATGAGCCCAACATCAAGGTAAGCTTCTGTACTTCTTCTTCTTGGCTCTGACAAGGGGATTACAGTCAGAACATCAGCTTTGTTATAcccttgtttgataccaaatgaAATTTTCAGTGTTTCAGTTCCCCTCTGAtgcagcatcacagtttcttttgaaaccgTAATCAAAATTCGAagatcatgggttcaaaccccaccctggtcagagtttttctctgcccttgtgtgggcccatttcccttaCTAGAGCTAAAGCTTAGATGGGATAGATCATTAATTTGAGTATCGAGAGTCGAGGGTTAATTACTTGAAACTCTAACAAAAGCCGTTCCGGTTTGGCGAGTCTCCCAGGAATCGAGTACGAGAATCCAGATGCAAACATCGAGAACTGAGACGTAGTCATCGAGAATCGAGtgtcaacttacttttgaacGGTACTGTAACTTgggaattaatttttttagcaCGACAACTTACCCTTAAAAACTACTTGGATCATTCAGGTATCAGTGCTACATGGCCAACTTTAAATACATACTCTCTAGAAGCTAACCTTTCATACTTATGCTGGGACCTCCCTTCTTAATAATCACCATTTTTAATACTATACGTATGCACCTGTAGTAAAGATGAATCTTTGTGACACATACCCTTTTTAGGTGTCTTCTTTGACGACGGTTTTTTCAATGGTGTTATTTTAACAGTGACaggttctttcttttttggtgtttttgatttttcatctgttttctttgcttttgatttcTCTTTACTTTTGCCTTTTTCTTTACTCTTCTCTTTTACAgttttagcttcttttcctttctttggtgatgattctttcttttttggtgtCATCTCTGTCTTTTTTGGCGTCGCttctgtcttctttttcttctttggaGGCTAAAATTGAATCAACACTTTTTGTCACTTATCTTCTGGTCTGCTCATAGGTGGCTTTCAAACTTTTGCAAGGAATAATCatattaagtaagctatgatctttgcagttatgaatgcaatttatgcaattgcgtatatagaagcctgaaaaagtcaggacttcaatggcgTTTGGATTCATAACTgtgaagatcatagcttacttgatttcacaccCACAGTTCAATAATTATATGAATTAATTCATATATCACTACAcgttcattcctcacaggctcattagaacccacaaatgaccagctcccaaagtcagtggcttcatggctcagctggttagagcgtcgcaccggtgtcgcgagcttatgggttcaaatcccgttgcattcataactgcgaagatcatcgTTTACTagatttcacatccacagttcaatatatgaattattttaaatatcACTACACGATAATAATATTGGCTTAGATTTGTATAAATTTTTCTTCCCTTCACTTGAGTAAAGAACAAGCACTCGTTCTTATGGGAATCAATAAATGTGAACAAAGGAACTCATCTGATGTTTTTGAAGTACTTTCATGCAACTCAAATTCCCGAAATCCAATTATGAAAAAAAGTCAACTACTTATTTAACTCATTGTCAATAGCTGAGCTTGGGAAGTCATTGCACAAAGGTTGGTAGGGGCCCCATGAAAACACACGACACAGCAGGGAAGTTCCATGGTAACTTTGTGAGCCAGAGCCACCACCCAGCACCTTCGCACCAAAGGAACTTCAGTGGATTTACTTACCTAACCCAGAACCTACCTTGGCACAACTCCTATGATGGGCAGGAAGGGCTTGGCACTAGATTTGCAAAATCAGCAACCAAAGCGGTGATCCAGAAAGATCAGCAGGGAAAGCAACTGCAAATATGTATGTGACTAAAGCTTGCACACAAGCACATGGAAACACAAGCCCTTATCACCAAACCCCAGGtcataattaaattttgttgccaTAACAATCACACAAATGTTGCACATGGGAATGTTTCTGAGGGGTGATGAGGCTATgagttataatttttttatttagtcAATTGGAAAACAAATCACTGGTAGTTTTTAAATCACACTCACAGTCTTGACTTCCTCCTCTTGTTGTTGTTCCTCTTCGCTatcttcttcatcatcatcatcatcttcatctccTTCCTCTCCACTCTCAATGGTTTCTGATGTCTACAagttttacaataaaaaatcagTTGATTTGCAATAGTTCTCCTATCAAATAATTAAGGAATACTGTACAACCTGCAGCTACAGTAGGGGCAAAGCCAATTTTCTGTTCACTCAAATTAAGCTCTGTTGGGTGGGGTTGAAAACTGGAAAATTAAGCCCAGCAGGACTTCATTTGGAGTCAGCCTGATGTGGTGGTAATCTTTGAACCTTCCACCTCTAACATCACCTGGGTTGACTTTCCATTGATCTCAACCAAACTCAAGGGTTTACTCCAGCTTCTCTGGATTTCTCTCTCGTTAAAATTGACTTGTACCAGTATAGCCAACATAAAGAGGGCCACATGTTTATAAGCTCTTTACTTCAAATAATTACGGAGTCTTTCCTCCTTGCATTACTAGAGAGTTTTACCAATGACAATGGCAATGCAAGGGAAAACATCACTTGAGAATAATACAATTGGGCAATTATTGTTCTGTAATTTTGGCAAAGCACACCAATGGACTTGAAGGAACACTGTTGACCTAAATATAGCATATAAGATTCACTGTCATATATTGGTGTTGTTGTCAAAACTGTAAATAAGTCAATTTGATGTTGCTGTTTTCAAAATGACAGCACTGAATATTATTCTAAGTACATGTATTGTTGTTTGTACAGCaccattatttttcctcatatgtccaatcaaattttaatttttggcacTGTCATTGCCATTGATGCTTAAGTTGCTAGTTTGTACATGTGCGCCATTATTGAGGTTTATTCATTGCAATTATTAAAACAGTATATGACTTACCTTTGCTGACTTTTTACTTTTTGGTGCATCTGGAAAGAAGGAAAATTACTATGAAAAACAGGAAGCACTTCAATAAATGCCACAAAACCAGGTTGCTGGTATATGTGTTACTAATCTAAACCTTGAATATCTTTTTCACAATGTAGTTACCAACCAAGATGTGTATAATGAGCTTTTCATTTTAAACACTTCCTCTACCATCTTGCTACAACTGTATGTAGGTTTAGTTTGTGAAGTAACTTTCACTTTCAGCGAACTACAGTAATACCATTATTGGAGGGTTTCCCTTGCTGTAAAAACCtttaatagacctctttcataatggcgatcaaatttaatattcttttgttttaatgctaatacgCCTTACTAACCTCGCCATGCCAtgtgcaaaattcaaaagaatatttgaaccaaagtgaggctagtaTTAGTCTAATTAACATGAATACAAAGGAATGACAAAACAAGCctccatttatgaaagtggtctatattTTGTCTTGGTTTCGTCAGCTCCAACTGTGATCTGGTTATTCTTTCACAATCATTtggttgttttgatttttttttcttcatcccTGAATTTGATAGCTTCTTCCACTGCAGATGAgcctttttattttcacttgaaaatatttcCCCTATTGCATACAAATGTACGTCcactgtttttattttattttttttttccacacaCCTTTATTACTTGATCTTTTTCGCTTTTTCTGTTCACTCTTCTTTGCCTTTGGTTGAGGAGCTGgctgttaaaacatcaaaacaccTTAGcattaattaattttcatacTTCTTGTAATATGTAAGGCAAAGCCATATGGATAATACATCAAGAAACTGCACAAGACTAGTAATAACTGAATATGTTACTACCTGCAAGCTTGAAGATATGTTCCACGTGTgattcaatattaattttgtgttaagTGTTCAAAGCATGAGGGCCATAACAATGTCATAATTAACAGTGGATATATATTGTTTTAACTATATGCAAAAAATACACTTTGGTGGGTAGTATTGCGAAGTACATTCTACCACATTGTCCAATCAAAGGGATTTCTCAACCTTTGTCTACCTTGATTTTCACTCAAGCCCTTACCAAGGACAAAATTGACTAACCCAGGCACCTTTACTTCCAAATGTACTGTATTGAAACTCTGACAATCATAATTTCATGACTATCTGAGATGATAATAGAATACAGTAACACATTTTTATGAAACTTGCTCTTAAAAAGACAGATAAATACTTACTCTGCCAGAGGACTTTGGTGACATAAGAAAATCCATAACTTTTTCCTGTAGATCATTCTAAGAGAAAAGAGATACTGTATCAAAACAACATTTACATTTTAGTGCTTTCAGCATTCAAGGGAAAATTATTTATGGTAGCATGAGTGTCTTTTTTTGACCAGCTCAAGAAACTGTCTCCAACATCCACCATACAAGGCAGCTTAACTGGAGATAAAACCAAGAGATTACAGGTTGAAGTCAGTCTGAACTCTGGTAACAATAttgtattataattataatgtGGCACATGAACTGACTGTAGAGTTCTAGCAAGGCCACAACGAAAGGGTATTGAAGAGCCTGCCATTTTCTGGTTCATCCTTTCATTTCACAGAAATGTGATTCTTCATTCTAATGTAATGGTTTTGGGTGTAATAGCCCATTTCTCAAAAGATTCAAGATTCTCCAGAGTTTCAAAGTAAGTCCATGAGCAAAACTACGAGGTGTAAACAACTGCAATTTTAcgcagataaaaaaaattagacaATTATTTTACATTCAATGTGAATGAGTTTGAAATGGAAGCAATCAGCAGCTTTTGCCTTAGTTACACAGCAATACATAATTCTTAAACACACccgttttcctttcttttctagGTCAAAAATTTCACACAGCCTTTTCAACCCATCATTGGTaaatctgaaggaaaaaaaaaagtcaacaacTGTTGGAGCAAGGAAAAATTAAGCCAAAGTTCGCATAAAGAAAAGAGCAATGTTGACATTCAAGCCTCACAAAGGCACAGAATAAAGCTGCATTCTTTCTTTCCTCATAGAATCACAAAAATTCATCACATTTTAACTGTTCCCTACCCAAGGGCAAAAATAACGCAATTCATTACCTTTCCACGTTAAATTTCTTAGCTTCATATTCTTTGGAATCCTGTttggttacaaaaaaaaaagtgcactTTTGATACAAATTCCTTTTTCCTTAAAAGAATAAgtgaaaattaatattaaagaagaaaagcaaaaatgtcAGTTCTAAAAAAGAGTTAGTAATTGTCTGAGGAACACTTGTAAGGTAAGATGAAAGActgtaataatcattattgtacAGACTGTAAACACTGTCTTGCACTTCAATCTTGCCTTGAtttaaaaagatcatctgggtgattggagtcctgagaaggactgctgttTGTGACTGAGGTTTCAaaaacctgtgcggaagccattaTCTGCGTGAAATGATGTGATTGGCCAATCAAATCATGCATTTACCTAAGTCTACTCTATCTATTGGCCAATCAAATCACTCACCAGAGTTTTTGAGTTCTCAACTGACTgaaactatcacttgactctgaagatggcttctgcacaggtatTCAAAAcatcagtcacaaacaacagtccctctcaggactccaatcacctagatgatctttttcaatcaaggtatgttactcctgggttcaaaccat
The Acropora muricata isolate sample 2 chromosome 3, ASM3666990v1, whole genome shotgun sequence genome window above contains:
- the LOC136912205 gene encoding protein DEK-like; translated protein: MANKGEATKVEDVKSEAKEVTKDAKKDNAKVDDSKEDTKNGKRDEDEESSDDEEYPGLYDKPVVIEGKRERKTPVFLASQTAPQTMTIPKSLTFEGKGEALGTMERTNYELGRSTAIELKPLHKLLFGRDGRAPEIKKNIRKFNGFAFEKDSKEYEAKKFNVERFTNDGLKRLCEIFDLEKKGKRNDLQEKVMDFLMSPKSSGRPAPQPKAKKSEQKKRKRSSNKDAPKSKKSAKTSETIESGEEGDEDDDDDEEDSEEEQQQEEEVKTPPKKKKKTEATPKKTEMTPKKKESSPKKGKEAKTVKEKSKEKGKSKEKSKAKKTDEKSKTPKKKEPVTVKITPLKKPSSKKTPKKDKPAPAEEDSSDEEPLAKKTRKEPPTNSDLENIVKDLLDGADLEKVTMKSVCKQVYDMFPDHDLTSRKDFIKETVRKVIA